A part of Amyelois transitella isolate CPQ chromosome 12, ilAmyTran1.1, whole genome shotgun sequence genomic DNA contains:
- the LOC132902350 gene encoding uncharacterized protein LOC132902350: MGCMASSQRIDVSRAPTVSSWQDARKGETIVSAIVRLDDEIAKSEKPHPLARLAVVTAEMESIQQEINTFEETTRPMVTQESYAKTIHQLFVSLDLYRRPLLASENEDFVANVNRKEMRRLELCWLQTRQSELQSERRILHAQILRTRSLYAQLQQLMDTLWGFNSRPGTPLEGELSRARGLRDALASVSARLRAAAEYAHAAVRLLDDALPAWKMTSVGKSGWERTTACADACRFLVQARCLERGARRVLAAPAAPRAARTLRLALDYAFTDALHDHKYQRATEIFIQFKEALVQLIDSIHKVLLNNLENLSVAESEVLKYQQELRATRVNAIVQKGLGDLKYESKTLNNLKTQVK, translated from the exons ATGGGCTGCATGGCGAGCTCACAGCGGATTGATGTATCCAGGGCTCCTACGGTCAGT TCATGGCAAGACGCACGGAAGGGGGAGACCATAGTATCAGCCATCGTGAGGTTAGATGATGAAATAGCCAAGAGTGAGAAGCCACACCCCCTGGCCAGGCTGGCCGTGGTCACCGCCGAGATGGAGAGCATACAGCAG GAAATCAACACATTTGAAGAAACAACGAGACCCATGGTAACTCAAGAATCATATGCCAAAACTATTCATCAA TTGTTCGTAAGTTTGGACTTGTACAGGCGCCCGTTGTTGGCTTCGGAAAATGAAGACTTTGTCGCGAATGTTAATCGTAAG GAAATGCGTCGTTTGGAGTTGTGCTGGCTTCAGACCAGGCAGAGCGAGCTACAATCCGAGCGTAGGATCTTACACGCACAAATTCTTCGTACGAGGTCGCTGTATGCACAGCTGCAGCAATTAATGG ACACACTATGGGGCTTCAATTCTCGTCCGGGGACTCCGCTAGAAGGCGAGCTGTCCCGGGCGCGCGGTCTGCGGGACGCCCTCGCTTCAGTCAGCGCACGATTGCGCGCCGCCGCGGAGTACGCGCATGCCGCTGTTCGTTTATTGGACGACGCCTTGCCGGCTTGGAAGATGACTTCGGTGGGCAA GAGTGGTTGGGAGCGCACTACAGCGTGTGCCGACGCCTGCCGCTTTTTGGTCCAGGCACGCTGTCTGGAGCGAGGAGCTAGAAGAGTACTGGCCGCCCCGGCGGCGCCCAGGGCCGCTAGGACCCTGAGATTAGCCCTGGATTATGCCTTTACAGATGCCCTACACGACCATAA GTATCAGAGAGCCACTGAAATATTCATTCAATTTAAAGAAGCATTGGTTCAGCTAATTGATTCTATTCACAAA GTGCTATTGAATAACCTGGAGAACCTGTCAGTGGCCGAGTCCGAGGTGCTGAAGTACCAACAAGAGCTGCGAGCGACGCGGGTCAACGCGATCGTGCAGAAGGGACTCGGGGACTTGAAGTATGAATCCAAGACGCTCAATAATTTGAAAACGCAAGTCAAATGA
- the LOC106141714 gene encoding NADH-ubiquinone oxidoreductase 75 kDa subunit, mitochondrial-like, whose amino-acid sequence MFRVLNKILNSTNAIRYAQKRYQSGSGNVDVFINGKPVSVPSYFTIMQAVRHEKVLIPSFCYHERLSISGNCRMCLVEVEGMWKPQIACGVPIAKGMKIWTNSEMCMKAQESVLEFLLINHPLDCPICDQGGECDLQDLTMKFGNDRSRFTDVHFEGKRAVEDKNLGPLIRAEMTRCIHCTRCIRFGSQVCGLDILGTSGRGVDMLVGTYVDKMFLSELSGNIIDLCPVGSLTAIPYMFKARPWEVTRTNSIDVTDATGTNIVLNTRYNRLLRVLPREHDEINQEWLSDKGRWAIDSLEIQRLVSPMVKYKGCLCGTDWHNALKAAACLICSVCPHEIMAVVGPHTNVETAVVAKDYLNMLCSEHTYTERGMYYGLSGPDIRAGYSLNINMRDIALADKILLIGTNPRFEAPVLNARIRQAYMFNECDIYVIGPKCEYNYYVNYLGDDIGAISKAATIIQSAKRPLVFVGISQLETEHASKIMGDLYKIAKKPADLKDVDWNVVNFLTREASFAGALEAGWKPGALGAIAACPPKVLISLGADEIFYKWTPPQDCSVIYIGFQGDRGAQNASIVLPGSAYSEAGGVYLNMEGRSQFAYPAVTPPGDARVDWKIIRALAEYTGLCINYDDHFSLCQRLAQISPNFVEIGPYQKKIFTSLPAQLVYDKKGQGGKLDVDMKTLSDYYCSDVFTYNSPTMIKAQKAAIDFVKSAYAAM is encoded by the coding sequence ATGTTtagagttttaaataaaattttgaattccaCTAACGCGATACGGTATGCCCAAAAAAGATATCAGTCGGGATCGGGAAATGTTGATGTTTTTATCAACGGCAAGCCTGTCTCCGTGCCCAGCTATTTTACCATCATGCAAGCCGTACGGCACGAGAAAGTATTGATACCCTCCTTTTGCTACCACGAAAGACTGTCTATCAGCGGGAACTGCAGAATGTGTCTCGTCGAAGTCGAGGGCATGTGGAAACCACAAATTGCATGCGGTGTGCCAATAGCCAAAGGCATGAAAATATGGACCAATTCAGAAATGTGCATGAAGGCACAGGAGTCTGTTTTAGAATTTCTTTTGATTAACCACCCTTTAGACTGTCCTATATGTGATCAAGGAGGGGAATGTGACCTTCAGGACTTAACTATGAAATTTGGAAATGATCGGTCGAGATTCACTGATGTGCATTTTGAAGGAAAAAGAGCTGTGGAAGATAAAAATTTAGGTCCGTTGATACGAGCTGAAATGACTCGCTGTATACATTGTACTAGGTGCATAAGATTTGGTTCCCAAGTTTGTGGCTTGGACATATTGGGCACTTCTGGCCGTGGTGTTGATATGCTCGTTGGTACTTACGTAGACAAAATGTTCCTTTCGGAACTTTCAGGGAACATCATCGATCTGTGTCCAGTTGGGTCTTTAACAGCTATACCGTACATGTTTAAAGCTCGTCCTTGGGAAGTAACTAGGACTAATTCTATTGATGTTACTGATGCGACAGGaacaaatattgtattgaATACTCGTTATAACAGATTACTACGGGTTTTGCCACGAGAACACGATGAAATTAATCAAGAATGGCTTTCCGATAAAGGTAGATGGGCTATAGATTCGCTTGAAATTCAAAGATTAGTTAGCCCAATGGTAAAATACAAAGGTTGTCTATGTGGAACAGATTGGCATAATGCACTAAAAGCAGCCGCATGTTTGATTTGTTCAGTTTGTCCACATGAAATAATGGCGGTGGTTGGGCCTCACACCAATGTGGAAACCGCGGTAGTCGCTAAAGATTATCTGAACATGTTATGTTCTGAGCATACTTACACAGAACGCGGTATGTACTATGGATTATCTGGACCAGATATCAGAGCTGGCTATTCACTAAACATAAATATGAGAGATATCGCATTAGCAGATAAAATATTGCTGATTGGTACTAACCCACGGTTTGAAGCTCCCGTTCTTAATGCTAGAATTCGCCAAGCGTATATGTTCAATGAATGTGACATTTACGTTATTGGGCCAAAGTGTGAATATAATTACTATGTTAATTATTTGGGAGACGATATTGGTGCAATATCAAAGGCGGCAACAATAATTCAAAGCGCTAAGCGACCACTAGTATTTGTAGGTATTTCTCAACTTGAAACCGAACATGCCTCAAAAATTATGGGTGACTTATATAAAATAGCGAAAAAACCGGCTGATCTTAAAGACGTTGACTGGAATGTAGTTAATTTTTTGACAAGAGAGGCAAGTTTTGCGGGTGCTCTTGAGGCTGGTTGGAAACCGGGTGCTTTGGGAGCAATTGCAGCGTGTCCACCGAAAGTATTGATATCCTTGGGAGCAGATGAAATATTCTACAAATGGACCCCACCTCAAGACTGTTCTGTAATCTATATAGGGTTTCAGGGAGACCGTGGCGCTCAGAATGCGTCTATTGTTCTTCCTGGTAGTGCCTACTCTGAGGCAGGCGGAGTGTATTTGAACATGGAAGGAAGATCTCAGTTTGCTTACCCCGCCGTCACTCCACCTGGAGACGCACGCGTTGATTGGAAGATAATTCGTGCTCTCGCAGAATATACAGGCCTCTGCATTAATTACGACGATCATTTTTCTTTGTGTCAAAGATTGGCGCAAATAAGTCCAAATTTTGTAGAAATTGGTCcatatcagaaaaaaatatttacatctcTACCAGCACAACTCGTATACGATAAAAAAGGTCAAGGTGGCAAGTTGGATGTCGATATGAAAACTTTAAGTGATTATTATTGTTCAGACGTTTTTACCTATAATTCTCCAACAATGATAAAAGCGCAAAAGGCCGCTATTGACTTTGTTAAATCGGCTTATGCTGCCATGTAA
- the LOC106142445 gene encoding cilia- and flagella-associated protein 276: protein MAGVKQVRNKKLLPDLRKEGILTQEIVLSTKEKHGVPAGSRLFSHHTLASVRRLHFYHPFQLPEDSLDLVLAACYNQSTEKFADKEDLYIQPETQGHDTWRRLRNTLDKIPPAAIPQGHPMKRGGIKEHKSPFSVKLMNSGVHSSQTNPGYSRQPAGGAIFFY from the exons ATGGCTGGAGTAAAACAAGTTAGGAACAAGAAACTTTTACCCGATTTGAGGAAAGAGGGTATTCTCACCCAGGAAATAGTTCTCTCGACCAAGGAGAAGCACGGTGTCCCCGCGGGATCCAGGCTGTTTTCCCACCACACACTTGCCAGTGTCAGAAGATTACATTTCTACCACCCATTTCA ATTACCTGAAGACAGCCTCGACCTCGTATTGGCCGCTTGCTACAACCAGTCGACGGAGAAGTTTGCCGACAAAGAGGACCTGTACATCCAGCCGGAGACGCAGGGTCACGACACGTGGCGCCGACTCAGAAACACCCTGGATAAGATTCCGCCGGCTGCCATTCCtcag GGGCATCCAATGAAGCGTGGTGGTATCAAGGAACACAAGTCTCCATTCAGCGTCAAGCTGATGAACTCAGGAGTGCACTCCTCGCAGACCAACCCCGGTTACAGCAGACAGCCGGCAGGCGGCGCCATCTTCTTCTATTAG
- the LOC106141725 gene encoding uncharacterized protein LOC106141725, with the protein MEFLDSIDFKTKKKTNRVRSWYLYEQFKSLECNQLEAAKKLKNKYYQEKILRRELSERKARRSLYDQSENSRSDLQNACSVKSAHTRSSLSDSNDDFLESCYQLEDEPDNDQSEELSQNDSQIEHPSGEFKSMTDFDSIASVVENLKESENIIDEIKEELEFVKHGIAENITLQLEAAKENVQCLEEFGEFCELDQLSEKESELTNYEREEIQAIITPKESISDTFYDNNNLIAAWMKLVSFAYQVIKLNHGGNCYCDYSSQFLTAVLACDVLRRGINRMCDILQPYVCPIKLYNDETGSSIFCYKNDKRKFKIDDMKRTNFEPCPQHKKLRKIPVCKSQCYRRKYNSEKLSRYCEPNFKKRITSEPLPRVAGKKTIDHSNNTRSTLWPSDFLSEQSTKKCHCPCCLKFKKNPMLKVTKYLDGLLADMNRS; encoded by the exons ATGGAGTTCTTGGATTCCATCG attttaaaacaaaaaagaagacTAACAGAGTAAGGTCCTGGTATCTGTACGAGCAGTTCAAATCACTGGAGTGCAATCAACTAGAGGCCGCAAAGAAACTGAAGAACAAGTATTATCAGGAGAAGATCTTGCGCAGAGAACTAAGCGAACGCAAAGCACGGCGCTCGCTCTACGACCAGAGCGAGAACAGTCGTTCCGATTTGCAAAACGCATGCAGCGTAAAAAGTGCGCACACGCGGTCTTCACTGAGCGACAGCAACGATGATTTTCTAGAAAGCTGTTACCAATTAGAAGATGAACCGGACAACGACCAAAGCGAAGAACTGAGCCAGAATGATTCCCAAATTGAACATCCGAGTGGCGAGTTCAAAAGCatgaccgattttgatagcATCGCTAGTGTTGTTGAGAATTTGAAAGAAAGTGAAAATATCATTGACGAGATTAAAGAAGAGCTGGAATTTGTCAAACACGGCATTGCTGaaaacatcacgctacaactgGAAGCGGCCAAAGAAAACGTCCAGTGTTTGGAGGAATTTGGCGAGTTCTGCGAACTCGATCAACTTTCCGAGAAAGAAAGTGAGCTCACCAACTATGAAAGAGAAGAAATACAAGCCATTATCACTCCGAAAGAGAGCATCAGTGATACTTTTTatgataacaataatttaatcgCTGCTTGGATGAAGTTAGTTAGCTTCGCCTATCAAGTCATCAAACTAAATCACG GTGGAAACTGTTACTGCGACTACAGCTCACAATTTCTGACTGCAGTCCTTGCCTGCGACGTACTTCGCCGGGGCATCAACAGAATGT GTGATATTTTGCAGCCCTACGTTTGTCCGATAAAGTTATATAATGATGAAACTGGATCTTCAATATTCTGttacaaaaatgataaaagaaaatttaaaattgacgaCATGAAAAGAACAAATTTTGAG cCCTGCCCACAACACAAAAAACTTAGAAAAATCCCTGTATGCAAATCACAATGTTacagaagaaaatataattcggAAAAACTTTCAAGATATTGTGAACctaatttcaaaaaaagaataactaGCGAACCGTTGCCCAGAGTTGCCGGGAAAAAGACCATAGATCACAGCAACAATACTCGCTCTACTTTATGGCCATCAGACTTTCTTAGCGAGCAGTCTACGAAAAAATGCCACTGCCCATGTTGTTTAAAGTTTAAGAAAAACCCAATGCTTAAAGTAACTAAATACTTAGACGGTTTGCTGGCAGACATGAATCGCTCGTGA